The proteins below come from a single Xiphophorus couchianus chromosome 20, X_couchianus-1.0, whole genome shotgun sequence genomic window:
- the znfx1 gene encoding NFX1-type zinc finger-containing protein 1 isoform X1, translating into MEKLTFRSGRRGTHNGQYENGQYENGDGQRGRGRGGLQGDRVREQEARRRAQSQGPSQRDVDRQRGGARGGARGGARGGTRGGTRGGGRGRGGGLERGRRGGAERLRLGGGRNEQPGGDERQVMRAEAAGTGARRGGHNGVRREGRDGTDPSPRKLGYKTLEDLSKQEPSVVAITLSSNPGFRVLLGETPMRPDLVQLICLVVSKAFTSRTDRGTLQHLADIIKESKFLSITLLHYVGDMMSDSNQTRRAQFPQHMEYITAILLEVLSIFPASSVNKVNMLVTLLQASINTLRASGVDFLPKLEEKMENLRGLIAHLQERSRKGTLRTDKDTYGLLTNADDNEGEEQEDFRNIPLYPTPEEFHQNHKPFLRPNLTSQRYTNTHLYLDTHFRLLREDFVRPLREGIQQLLQNQMAMGRNDNPLKMKHFDDIHVYFATHLVVPKCTQTGLAYIVQFDVQPLKFVRWQNSKRLIFGSLVCLSYDNFESFLFATVSDRDPKYLEKGQVQITFTEESRVKLARIQTNQLFLMVETTAYFEAYRYVLEGLQEQTEDDLPFQRYIVECSTDVRPPAYLRRQGVYDLSHVAKPEHKNSIRPFNSLNVDAWPDMEVLGLDESQMKAFQLALTKELAIIQGPPGTGKTYVGLKIAQALLTNKDLWNHLHSAPMLVVCYTNHALDQFLEGIHKFLKDGIVRVGSRSNSEILKKFNLRELSHSQHFKRTLPTHLRTAYNQIYRQLCEEEIVIKSQSLKLECSLKGVMRETFLQRFMLERHWMNLNSPPMEDGFEMWSKKTPNLMIEWLGLGSTHFQQREPETANGNEAEEVVEEEEDLIEIEEEAELIQAERMIEDGWTIGPRAGRDDKKKRNMEEDVREVEELMLAMNLDNVDIRAEQKEEEWQVQKHHRKKMKQKVRYELGKSSAMTDQQEENVFDVWSLNLKDRWRLYRLWISRYRIDVRTKALESEEAYQNAVDRMADVKRQENLHVLREATVIGMTTTGAAKFRKALQEVRPCLVIVEEAAEVLEAHTITTLSKACQHLILIGDHQQLRPSATVFELAKNFNLEMSMFERLVNMGLPYVRLNYQHRMRPDIARLLTPHIYSALENHPSVFEYENIKGLNTNLFFLEHNHLEEEIKDGRSHQNIHEAKFVVALCRYLLLQEYKPEQITILTTYTGQLHCLRKQMPASDFSGVKVHVVDKYQGEENDIILLSLVRSNPRGKVGFLNIPNRVCVALSRAKKGLYCIGNSEILSRVELWSNIFHTLREKEQIGRALTLCCQNHPNRQIKASNAGDFNDAPEGGCTQPCEFRLDCGHVCTRACHPYDPEHKEFKCTKKCEKILCDEGHRCTLTCHEKCPKKCLVKVEKIIPQCQHTQMVPCHQDPGTFICEKPCQKLLPCGHHCDSVCGSSCSTRCIVTVPLKLRCGHNQPGPCFYKSSKEQPECRVPCKHQLKCGHDCRGTCSKCYQGRFHAPCPRRCERLLICSHKCTEPCTRDCPPCQKPCENCCVHSKCMRECGQSCAPCIEPCNWQCPHQSCSKLCHEPCDRPPCTEPCKKTLNCSHPCIGLCGDKCPTKCRLCDHDDVAEIFFGTEDEPGARFIQLEDCGHIFESTAMDQWMSEVNQGPEEQQVAIKLKECPRCKTPIRKNLRYGSHVNRSLAEIEMVKKKINGRESDIEEKRRILKNQWVENLNICQIYMPKEDKEIQKNLEKTYLTASDLWILENKIDFLIRIAKLLKVEKGKMLFTDGSKFRQCVNQFMSWLNNTSQKFTDQQVFDLQRELQRLNLLAELNVRCHIADTKDQMRKMQSEVQEIRHALEMPGQFTDQDQLNVKEALKSLDEKFPATGLGISEEERKMIVSAMQMPPGHWNKCPNGHVYVITECGGANQRAKCPDCKASIGGENHTLDSGNTVATEMDGSQHTAWSEANNLLNFDPLAF; encoded by the exons ATGGAAAAGCTGACTTTTAGGTCAGGCAGAAGAGGGACTCATAATG GTCAATATGAAAATGGCCAATATGAAAATGGAGATGGACAAAGAGGACGAGGACGAGGAGGGCTGCAGGGAGACAGAGTGAGAGAGCAAGAGGCCAGAAGAAGAGCACAAAGTCAGGGGCCCAGTCAAAGAGATGTagacagacagagaggaggagcGAGAGGAGGAGCGAGAGGAGGAGCGAGAGGAGGAACGAGAGGAGGAAcgagaggaggagggagagggagaggggGAGGGTtagagagagggagaaggggagGTGCTGAAAGGCTGAGACTAGGAGGAGGCAGAAATGAACAGCCAGGTGGTGATGAAAGACAAGTAATGagagcagaggcagcaggaacAGGTGCAAGGAGAGGAGGACACAATGGAGTCAGAAGGGAAGGCAGAGATGGGACAGATCCAAGTCCCCGTAAACTGGGTTATAAAACACTGGAAGACCTCTCCAAACAGGAACCCTCTGTTGTGGCCATTACGCTCTCCTCAAATCCTGGCTTTCGAGTGCTGCTTGGTGAGACACCAATGAGACCAGACCTTGTCCAACTAATCTGCTTGGTGGTGAGCAAAGCCTTCACTTCAAGGACAGACAGAGGCACCCTGCAGCACCTGGCTGACATCATAAAAGAGTCAAAGTTCTTAAGCATCACCCTGCTTCACTATGTGGGAGACATGATGTCTGACTCCAACCAGACCCGCAGAGCACAATTCCCACAGCATATGGAATACATCACAGCCATTCTTTTAGAG GTGCTTAGTATCTTCCCCGCAAGCTCTGTCAATAAAGTGAATATGTTAGTGACTTTGCTCCAAGCCTCTATAAACACCCTGAGGGCATCAGGTGTAGACTTTCTGCCTAAAttagaggaaaaaatggaaaatctcAGGGGTCTAATAGCTCATCTCCAGGAGAGATCGAGGAAAGGTACCCTCCGTACAGACAAGGACACTTATGGTCTTCTGACTAATGCTGATGATAACGAAG GTGAAGAACAGGAAGATTTCAGAAACATACCACTCTACCCAACTCCTGAGGAGTTCCATCAGAACCACAAACCATTTCTCAGACCTAATCTTACTTCCCAAAGATACACAAACACCCACCTTTACCTCGATACACACTTCCGGCTGCTTAGAGAGGACTTTGTGCGACCGCTTCGTGAGGGAATTCAACAGTTGCTCCAGAACCAGATGGCCATGGGAAGGAACGATAACCCATTGAAGATGAAGCACTTTGATGACATTCATGTGTATTTTGCTACACACCTAGTGGTGCCCAAGTGCACACAGACTGGTCTCGCTTACATTGTCCAGTTTGATGTTCAGCCACTTAAG TTTGTGCGCTGGCAGAACTCTAAGAGGCTGATCTTTGGTTCCCTGGTCTGTCTGTCATATGACAACTTTGAGAGCTTCTTGTTTGCCACAGTGTCCGATCGGGATCCAAAATACTTGGAGAAAGGGCAGGTCCAGATTACCTTTACAGAGGAAAGTAGGGTGAAGTTGGCCAGAATACAG ACAAATCAGTTGTTTCTGATGGTTGAGACAACTGCATACTTTGAGGCTTATCGGTATGTTTTGGAAGGCTTACAGGAGCAGACTGAGGATGATTTGCCCTTTCAGAG ATACATTGTGGAGTGTTCAACTGATGTGCGACCACCAGCATACCTACGAAGACAGGGTGTTTATGACCTCTCACATGTTGCCAAACCTGAACACAAGAACAGCATAAGGCCCTTCAACAGCCTGAATGTAGATGCCTGGCCTGACATGGAAGTATTGGGCTTGGATGAATCTCAGATGAAAGCCTTTCAGCTTGCCCTCACCAAGGAGTTGGCAATCATACAAGGACCACCTGGCACTG gAAAAACCTATGTTGGCCTAAAGATTGCTCAGGCTCTGTTGACCAATAAGGATCTGTGGAACCACCTCCATTCAGCTCCAATGCTGGTTGTATGCTATACTAACCATGCTCTGGATCAATTCCTAGAAG GAATTCACAAATTTCTGAAGGATGGCATTGTGCGAGTAGGAAGTCGCAGCAACAGTGAGATTctgaaaaagtttaatctgCGTGAGCTGAGCCACTCACAACATTTCAAACGCACGCTACCGACACACCTTCGTACTGCATACAATCAG atctaCAGGCAACTGTGTGAAGAGGAAATAGTAATCAAAAGCCAAAGCTTGAAGTTAGAGTGTTCTCTCAAAGGTGTGATGCGTGAAACCTTCCTCCAGAGATTTATGTTAGAAAGACATTGGATGAATCTCAACTCCCCGCCT ATGGAGGACGGCTTTGAGATGTGGAGTAAAAAGACCCCCAATCTGATGATAGAGTGGTTGGGTTTGGGATCGACTCACTTCCAGCAGAGGGAGCCAGAgactgcaaatggaaatgaag CAGAGGAAGtagtggaggaggaagaagaccTCATTGAAATTGAAGAAGAGGCTGAGTTGATCCAAGCAGAGCGGATGATTGAAGATGGCTGGACAATTGGTCCCAGAGCTGGCAGAGATGACAAGAAGAAAAGGAACATGGAGGAGGATGTCAGGGAAGTGGAAGAACTGATGCTGGCTATGAACCTGGACAACGTCGACATAAGGGCtgagcagaaagaagaagaatggCAG GTGCAAAAGCACCACAGGAAAAAGATGAAGCAAAAAGTCAGATACGAGCTTGGGAAGAGCTCGGCTATGACTGACCAACAGGAGGAGAATGTTTTTGACGTTTGGAGTCTTAATCTGAAAGACAGATGGAGACTTTACCG CTTGTGGATTTCGCGCTACAGAATAGACGTCCGTACCAAAGCCTTGGAGTCTGAGGAGGCATATCAAAATGCAGTGGACAGAATGGCTGATGTTAAACGACAGGAGAACCTTCATGTCCTCAGGGAAGCAACG GTTATTGGCATGACAACAACTGGGGCAGCCAAGTTCCGTAAAGCTCTGCAGGAAGTACGTCCGTGTCTTGTGATTGTTGAAGAGGctgcagaggttctggaagCCCACACCATCACTACACTGAGCAAAGCCTGCCAACACCTCATCCTCATTGGAGACCACCAGCAG CTGAGACCCAGTGCCACAGTTTTTGAGCTTGCTAAAAACTTCAACCTGGAAATGTCTATGTTTGAGAGACTGGTGAACATGGGACTGCCATACGTGAGACTCAACTatcag CATCGTATGAGGCCGGATATTGCTCGTCTTCTGACCCCACACATTTACTCTGCATTGGAGAACCATCCCTCTGTATTTGAGTATGAAAACATCAAG GGCCTGAACACAAATCTATTCTTTTTGGAACACAACCACCTAGAGGAAGAGATCAAAGATGGAAGAAGCCATCAGAATATTCATGAGGCAAAGTTTGTTGTTGCTCTGTGTCGGTACCTCCTCCTCCAAGAGTACAAACCAGAACAAATCACAATACTTACAACCTATACCGGCCAGCTTCACTGCTTGCGGAAACAAATGCCTGCCAGTGACTTCTCGGGGGTCAAAGTACATGTGGTAGACAAGTATCAGGGCGaagaaaatgacattattttgtTGTCTCTTGTACGTAGCAACCCACGAGGAAAAGTTGGCTTTTTGAACATTCCCAATCGGGTCTGTGTAGCTTTGTCACGTGCTAAGAAAGGACTTTACTGTATTGGCAACAGTGAGATCCTTAGCAGAGTTGAACTGTGGAGCAACATCTTCCACACCTTGAGGGAGAAGGAGCAGATTGGGAGAGCTCTGACGCTGTGCTGCCAGAATCATCCAAATCGACAGATCAAGGCTTCTAACGCGGGTGATTTCAATGATGCACCTGAGGGGGGATGCACCCAACCTTGCGAGTTTCGTTTGGATTGTGGCCATGTTTGTACTAGAGCCTGTCATCCTTATGACCCAGAGCACAAGGAGTTTAAATGTACGAAGAAGTGTGAGAAGATCTTATGTGATGAGGGACACAGGTGCACACTCACATGTcatgaaaaatgtccaaagaaatgTCTGGTGAAGGTTGAGAAGATCATACCTCAGTGTCAGCACACACAAATGGTTCCTTGCCACCAGGATCCAGGGACATTTATATGTGAGAAGCCTTGCCAGAAGCTGCTTCCCTGTGGACATCACTGCGATTCAGTCTGCGGAAGCTCTTGCAGCACTAGGTGCATAGTGACAGTCCCATTAAAGCTTCGTTGTGGACACAACCAGCCAGGGCcatgcttttacaaatcaagcAAAGAGCAGCCTGAATGCAGGGTACCATGTAAGCACCAGTTAAAATGTGGGCATGACTGTCGCGGTACGTGTAGCAAGTGTTACCAGGGGCGCTTCCACGCCCCCTGCCCTCGACGATGTGAACGTCTTCTGATCTGCTCTCACAAGTGTACAGAACCTTGTACCCGTGATTGCCCACCCTGTCAGAAACCCTGTGAGAACTGCTGTGTTCACAGTAAGTGTATGAGGGAGTGTGGGCAATCATGTGCTCCTTGCATTGAGCCCTGTAACTGGCAATGCCCTCACCAAAGTTGCAGTAAGCTTTGCCACGAGCCATGCGATCGTCCACCATGCACTGAACCTTGTAAAAAGACCCTAAATTGTAGCCACCCATGCATTGGTCTTTGCGGAGACAAATGTCCAACCAAATGTCGCCTATGCGACCATGATGACGTCGCAGAGATTTTCTTTGGCACTGAAGATGAACCCGGTGCTCGGTTTATTCAGCTGGAGGACTGTGGACACATCTTTGAATCCACAGCTATGGACCAGTGGATGTCTGAAGTCAACCAGGGACCTGAAGAACAGCAGGTAGCAATAAAGCTAAAAGAATGTCCCAGGTGTAAAACTCCAATACGTAAGAATCTGCGCTATGGATCACATGTCAACCGCAGTCTGGCTGAGATAGAGAtggtaaagaagaaaataaatggaagagAGTCTGATATTGAGGAAAAAAGAAGGATTCTTAAAAATCAGTGGGttgaaaatctgaacatttgtCAAATATATATGCCAAAGGAGGATAAGGAGATccaaaaaaaccttgaaaaaacTTACCTCACGGCAAGTGATCTGTGGATCCTGGAGAACAAGATTGATTTTCTGATAAGAATTGCAAAACTTCTAAAagttgaaaaaggaaaaatgttattCACAGATGGTTCCAAGTTTCGACAGTGTGTCAATCAGTTCATGTCGTGGCTCAATAACACAAGCCAGAAGTTCACAGATCAACAAGTCTTTGATTTGCAGAGAGAGCTACAGAGACTCAACTTACTGGCTGAACTCAATGTCCGCTGTCACATTGCAGACACAAAAGACCAGATGAGGAAAATGCAGTCTGAAGTTCAagaaatcagacatgccttGGAAATGCCTGGCCAGTTCACTGATCAAGATCAGCTAAATGTGAAAGAAGCCCTGAAGAGTCTGGATGAAAAATTTCCAGCCACAGGCTTAGGGATCAGTGAGGAAGAGCGAAAGATGATCGTCTCAGCAATGCAAATGCCTCCAGGCCACTGGAACAAATGTCCCAATGGTCATGTCTATGTCATTACAGAGTGTGGAGGAGCTAATCAGAGAGCAAAATGTCCTGACTGCAAAGCATCTATTGGTGGAGAAAACCATACATTGGACAGTGGCAACACAGTTGCCACAGAAATGGATGGCTCCCAGCATACTGCCTGGTCTGAAGCTAATAATCTACTCAACTTTGACCCACTTGCCTTCTAA